A segment of the Lolium perenne isolate Kyuss_39 chromosome 3, Kyuss_2.0, whole genome shotgun sequence genome:
GTGTACACCACGACCGGATATGTCGACAAcgagccggcggcagcggcatggaagaggcgctccgcggggtagtccaccgggcccggctctttctccgcgtcaccaggtgccgcttggctggggatatgagtctccaagtccgcggtcgccagtactcggtcggcgaaggggcgcaccgcatccatcagccgcagcacttcggcaacatcgaactcgccagtctccgaggggaagccagcggtgacctcctccacgtcgaacccttcagagtaatgcgccagcaccatactcagagccatggtaatgccaacgcggcaggaagagcggcgaagccagtcaacaacagccggaatgttggacaccgccttgaagacggatggcgtgtcccgcggaatcacctcccgcgggcttaggtactggagcgcggcgagtatctcccccgcgcaggcgatgatacgcgcggtcgcggtcgacaggcattcccgcggagtcgccgtctccacgaagtcgcacgtacctgcagtcaacaacacaaggaaaagggaaaaatgagaacttccccttcaacgccaactggcccccggagccgactcgccacgctcggggactggcccccggagccgactcgccacgctcggggaccgcccccggagccgactcgccacgctcggggaccggcccccgagccgactcgccacgctcggggactggccccggagccgactcgccacgctcggggactggcccccgagccgacttcgccacgctcggggactgaccccgaggccgactcgccgtgtTCAGATGCTCGAACCCCCGGCAAAAAAACAAGAAGTGCGACGACAAGAACTTACCAAGAATCGCCGCGACATCTCTCCGACGAAcgcctcgaagttggtcttctcggcctgcaccgccgggacgatgccctcggacgcctccttctccgcagcaAGTTCTTTGGCGTGCTGCAGCTTTAAAGCCGCCCCCACCTCCCGCAGACGCGGCAGCCCCACGAGCAGAGTCCCGCGCGTCagtcgcggcctccagcttcaccttgtattcggcgatgacgtcctccagctcccggcccttctgctccaggaccttcgtcaattccgccacctccgcttttgcccttttccgggcctcttcggcctgctgcgcccggaactcggcttcacggtagaaggactccttgacgaacccttcccgagcctcggcaagagcctttactgcgcctctgctacaagaaAAGGAAACGGTGAGAACGAACGCCAGGGCCAGTGACACTGAATGAGGACGGCGAGCGGGCCTGACTTACTGCCCAGGGCAatcagcttccggttcttctgcgccgcctcctccacaagcGCGGTCAGCCGCTTAATCTCCGCCTGCGAAAACCAAACAAAAAATGCCAAGGTCAACAAACGAAAATCAgaagagactcgactcgccctttcagaccaagtcgaccctcggggactgggggtgactaggccacgtgttcagcgacacttaccacatgcgcctcgccaagcgccgtgtggagctcggtGAAGGTCAATGAAGACGGCGGCGGATGACGCGACTCGGTCGCCCCGTCCGCTCGCATCACCGCCTCAGTCGATGGAACTTCGCCCGTCCGCGTGTCGGCGTCACTGGGCGGGGCTCggtccctggcggccttggaccGGCACTCTTTCAGTGGCTCTGACAGAccgccctcctcgacgatgtcctcttcaacctcgggtgccttctgcccctcggtcgatccaacgtcagtcgactcctcctccaccacgggcGGAGTAACGTCTGGACCCGTCGCTGCACTCGCCATGCCCCCGCGAGCCATGCTGGGTAGAGGAAAGACGTTGGCGGTGGGCTCGACGCGGCTAGTGCTCTCCTTCTCCGCTTGGCTCCCGGCGGCAGGCTCTTCCGGAGCCGACCCCCGCCCCCAAGGTCGgacggcgccgccttcctctccgcggctttcttctttgcctcggccgccctcgtggccgccaccccggccgcgggcggcttcgccaaggtcttcttcttggacctacaAGGAGGTGAGGTGAGTCGACACCCAGTCCAGTCGCAAGAAGGACAAATCCGACAAGAAgtacttacttcaccgtgggaatcgctcttacgcccggaccagcccgagctcccgcatcgatcgcgtccttcaaaggacgctgaagcctcatggacccttccaggagagtggggcgcggtcgcttcgatagcggctcagccccttccttggagggctccgccttgtcctccgggcgagaggtcgcctcctcttcagccgcgccctgggacgaggactcggcacccctcttcgacccgcgcgggagtctgatgaagtcccgcgcctccgactccgactcggtgcgctcctcctcctcgtcgacctcttcctcctcgccctcggtcatctccggtggttccttcccggcgagaggagggaggtggtCCGCGATCTTATGCCAACGCTGTAATCGAATCAAAGGGACAAGTCAGAAAGGAAGAAGCGCGGCCAGGCCGTGCGAAGTCGCCATGCGAAGCATTACCTGAGGCGCTGGGGTGTCTTCGGTGTAGGGCTGCAAGCCGTCTTCGAAGGAAGTGAAGGTGGCAGTAGTGATCTTGGCaagcgccttccggtactcgccctcgtcccactcggtcgccgtcgaccgggtgcggtcattctgtccccggtactcccacatggggtgagctcggcaccgcagggggatcagccgccggccaagccaacagttgtacatgtcgaccgccgtcaggccgtcatcttttagcgcctggatcgcttggcgcatatccttcaccaccttctcctgctcgcgcggcagcgaccggacattgaggcgccgcgggacgctcggctcgggactgtattggggaatgcatacctcgcccgggggagtgtactccttggcgtagaaccagaaacgacgccacagcgactgcgccttcttggggagcgccatgtcgatgaagctttccccggacttcacctggaaggtgatccccccgtttgggatgagtgcttcgctgttcttgctggcccgagtcgcccgcccatggaagatggacacccacagcgggaagtagggcggacagcccaagtagcattcgcacagcgccacgaacgagagaaatctgctggacgccgtgcggcccgaggtcggaaaccttgatgctgtagaaggccagcaactgccggaggaaatcggaggtggggagagcgaacccgcgatcgaggaagctcatgaagatccACGAACTCCCGGGCCGTGGGAGGGGCTCCGtctcgttcgccggcggaaccCGCCATCGCTCTTGGTTAAACTCCGGGATGACcccggaggcgacgtacgggaggagagactcccgcGTGACCTTCGACTTGCCCCAACCCTTCGCCGCCATGGATGTGTGTGGAGTTTGGAATGAAGATGAGATGAAGAGAAGATGGGggatgaatgcggaggagtgttgaACCCTAATCCTAGGGGCGACCCTTTATACCGCCCGCACTCGCTCAGATTGAGGATGAAATCTGTTCGTTGAATCgtcccggaatcgccgccccgcaatcaacggtcgagatctgcgccgtcaccggctgaatagccgttaaactagccgttagcggtcacgtcgagcccaacggtcaacaacatgcaaacggtgtgcgcctcggtcaacgtgaaatctagccgttggcctcTCCACGTGTCTCTATGATGACTACGCGTCGACTGGCAAACGGCGACTGGCCAGAGCCGACTGTCACACGCCGACTGACTGATCAAATTCTGGCGACTAAGACTGCCACCGCACCCGCGACTTTATCTTTGGAAGCCCGGCGGCGACTCATCTTGATCCATCACCGCGCCTCTCCAAGACTTGCTCCAGATCCGcgcttcatcaccaccgcgcttggggactactgatggggatatgcccatagggggtgggtcgccagtcccagtcgccatgaagatagaggctcgggtggatcgccagtcgcctaagcgaTCGGGCCCTAAGGCGGCCcaggccgtgatcccaaggaggaggtccacacggctggacaagaagattacttgcgagggggatagcggatcccggattagtagcaactgatatgattcggagttatctccatgtaaccctagatcgggggtgcttatataaacccccgagcttaaaccctagaggacaccttacttgagatccaatctccccctgtaagctctcggcgtagccgccgactgagccccccccattgtaattctccactgagcaataaagatctagcaggacgtaggccttttactctccggaggggctgaacctgggtaaaacccttgcgtctcttgcacctcgacccgtagatggcaatgttcccttcccctcgcatcaatgaagtgctaccccccgtagcatctgccgtggttacatccacgacaccctgaacgactacatctcctctaacagtgttggggaaagggttgggaaatctcccgtggcgcagtttctcgaagatgtcgttggtgcacacgccctacgacatcttcagaaactgcgccttggaattttttcctgcaagcccctgaacgactacatctcatctaacagtgttggggaaagggttgggaaatctcccgtggcgcatctccacttttaatatcttacatacagttaaatgattacacaaaaataaatgggaaattgattgccatgttgagatactcatttgtgccatgaacat
Coding sequences within it:
- the LOC139838325 gene encoding uncharacterized protein produces the protein MARGGMASAATGPDVTPPVVEEESTDVGSTEGQKAPEVEEDIVEEGGLSEPLKECRSKAARDRAPPSDADTRTGEVPSTEAVMRADGATESRHPPPSSLTFTELHTALGEAHVAEIKRLTALVEEAAQKNRKLIALGSKSGPLAVLIQCHWPWRSFSPFPFLVAEAQ